In the Planctomycetia bacterium genome, one interval contains:
- a CDS encoding DNA-binding protein, whose protein sequence is MDIALHLTEEQTQRANELAASLGMDASEFVRAALVDVLNGPSEQVKESVQRILREDAELYRRLA, encoded by the coding sequence ATGGACATTGCACTTCATTTGACGGAAGAACAAACGCAACGGGCGAATGAACTGGCCGCGTCACTTGGAATGGACGCCAGCGAGTTTGTTCGTGCCGCGCTGGTCGACGTACTGAACGGTCCGTCAGAGCAGGTAAAGGAATCGGTTCAGCGCATTCTGCGCGAAGATGCGGAACTTTATCGGCGGTTGGCATAA
- a CDS encoding MBL fold metallo-hydrolase yields the protein MVRTPFSVDVRGELVFLGTGTSLGVPVIGCDCETCVSTDPRNFRTRCGLVLGLPEGNLLVDTPPDLWRQLVRERIGLIHATLFTHEHADHLFGLDDLRLFAHYLGRPVPIYCEAAVEARIRKSFDYAFAPEAATYHAGGVPQLEFRRIGLEPFELLGVKVTPLRLRHGRFNVLGFRFGNVAYCTDTNGIPDESWPVLKDLDVLILDALRHKPHPTHFSLDEAIAVARRAGAKRTLFTHLSHDLEHAATNAALPDGMEVAYDGMRIPLT from the coding sequence GTGGTTAGAACTCCCTTCAGCGTCGATGTTCGCGGGGAACTGGTGTTCCTGGGCACTGGGACGTCCCTGGGCGTGCCGGTCATTGGTTGCGACTGCGAGACGTGCGTCAGCACGGATCCGCGCAATTTCCGTACTCGTTGCGGGCTGGTTCTAGGACTGCCGGAGGGAAATCTGCTCGTCGATACACCGCCCGACCTCTGGCGGCAGTTGGTTCGGGAACGGATTGGGCTGATTCATGCGACGCTGTTTACGCATGAACATGCGGATCACCTATTTGGTCTGGACGATTTGCGGCTGTTTGCCCATTATCTGGGCCGCCCGGTGCCGATTTACTGCGAGGCGGCGGTCGAAGCGCGGATTCGGAAGTCGTTCGATTACGCCTTCGCACCCGAGGCGGCGACCTACCACGCCGGGGGTGTGCCGCAGTTGGAGTTTCGACGGATCGGACTCGAGCCGTTCGAGTTGCTGGGCGTTAAGGTGACGCCGTTGCGACTGCGGCACGGACGATTCAACGTGCTTGGCTTTCGGTTCGGCAACGTAGCGTATTGCACAGACACGAACGGCATTCCGGATGAAAGTTGGCCGGTGTTGAAGGACTTGGACGTGCTAATTCTCGATGCCCTGCGACACAAACCGCACCCCACGCATTTCAGCTTGGACGAAGCTATCGCGGTCGCACGCCGCGCAGGCGCGAAGCGGACATTGTTCACACACTTATCGCACGATCTGGAACACGCGGCGACGAACGCCGCGCTGCCGGACGGAATGGAAGTTGCCTACGACGGGATGAGGATTCCACTGACCTAG
- a CDS encoding type II toxin-antitoxin system death-on-curing family toxin: MMKYLGLVDVVYLHGRLIVQSGGSAGLRDQSGLESALAQPRMTFGGVDLYPDIATKASALCFSLVLNHPFIDGNKRVSYAAMRLFLLLNDWTIIADVDDAEQTVLRLAAGELERDELIAWIRSRIAPLVRESN; this comes from the coding sequence ATAATGAAGTACCTAGGCCTTGTCGACGTTGTGTATTTGCATGGCCGGTTGATCGTCCAATCCGGGGGCTCAGCCGGACTCCGTGATCAAAGCGGGCTAGAATCCGCGTTAGCGCAACCGCGTATGACGTTTGGCGGTGTCGACCTTTATCCGGACATCGCGACCAAGGCGTCCGCGCTTTGTTTTTCGCTGGTGCTGAACCATCCGTTTATTGATGGCAACAAACGCGTGAGCTATGCCGCGATGCGTCTGTTTCTGCTGTTGAACGATTGGACGATTATCGCGGACGTGGATGATGCGGAACAGACGGTGCTACGATTGGCCGCCGGCGAATTAGAGCGGGATGAACTGATTGCGTGGATACGATCGCGCATAGCGCCGCTTGTTCGCGAGTCAAACTAG
- a CDS encoding SEC-C metal-binding domain-containing protein: METIEKIWDTVTYSLGGLARGFERSVTSLFGSSNARLLRKLHPKVEAISALEEKYQGMSDEQLRGQTVDFRRRLASGESLDDLLVEAFAVCREGGRRYLRMRHYDTQMLGGMVLHGGNIAEMVTGEGKTLVATLPAYLNALESKGVHVVTVNDYLARRDMEWMGPLYMGLGLTVGAIYANMDPVEKQRAYLCDITYGTNNEFGFDYLRDNMKPARRGDDKYPKHLQQVQGPLNYAIVDEVDNILIDEARTPLIISGPAHDDVTRYARADKIARQLKRDVHFEVKEKEHSAHLTDVGVREAEKLAGVESFYTAGNMEWPHLIDNSLKAHHLYKLDVNYVVQGEEIVIVDEFTGRLMPGRNWSDGLHQAVEAKEGVRIKEENQTLATITLQNFFKLYNKISGMTGTAMTEAAEFWKIYELEVVAIPTNRPMQRKNNQDVVYRTEREKFNAIVEEIERLHKWDSVILSSEETINGEIVDENDQAVTIVPHDSKEKQTIERKKIVETQRRGRPILVGTVSIEKSERLSSQLERRGVKHEVLNAKHHQREAEIVAQAGRQGAVTIATNMAGRGTDIILGGNPDTMAWAVLQDKYPTRLEVPKEEWEALVKEIDEREGMKPEGVVVKGLGGLHIIGTERHEARRIDLQLRGRCGRQGDPGSSRFFLSLEDDLMRIFAGEWVKNVLTRLGMQEGEAIVSKLVTRRIEGAQKKVEERNFDIRKNLLEYDEVMDEQRKRVYGFRQRILGGANCKEIIMEMIDKQIDEHMGLMLSKDYGPESYAKAVGERLSTELEARDFRGLDAGMAESYAKEQAERGAEGHLHDAIEENLPKEEDQADWNWEALTKWVNNRWGLNLRDRELRSIERDQLDEMILEKARAAIREVDLSDFAKCLDPDFSYRVACGWVQHKFGMPLGLDEVKDLEPAGFEALVRQRAAEAYREREIEYPVMVGLYYFTKRDAQGQKRYDRDQLVVWAKQQFEADVDPATLQGHGHQELMPALIDLSRKYIAGYEPAIAAVRERVERLFGRQSGNTTAQAASGGNGALDSLTHWLEESLACKLSREEIAGLTRDELEARLLLAVDDRFRPQMQKMERALVLSILDQAWKEHLLSMDHLRSSVGLRGYAQVDPKVEFKREGMRVFEQMWKGVATRVTDLVFRMEQLDENFVSSTWTGGKAIHQAAQSTTELAKQEQQNNSSNNAADAGEPAKSEPIRNRAQTVGRNDPCPCGSGKKFKNCCMHKGQNVA; the protein is encoded by the coding sequence ATGGAAACGATCGAAAAAATTTGGGACACCGTCACCTACTCGCTGGGCGGTCTCGCCCGGGGGTTTGAACGGAGCGTGACATCGCTGTTCGGCTCCAGCAACGCCCGGTTGCTCCGGAAGTTGCACCCCAAGGTCGAGGCGATCAGTGCCCTCGAGGAAAAATACCAGGGGATGAGCGACGAGCAGCTCCGCGGGCAAACCGTGGATTTCCGTCGCCGGCTGGCCTCCGGGGAATCCCTGGATGACTTGCTGGTCGAGGCCTTCGCCGTCTGTCGTGAAGGGGGCCGCCGCTACTTGCGGATGCGCCATTACGACACGCAGATGCTCGGCGGCATGGTGCTCCACGGCGGCAACATCGCCGAAATGGTCACCGGCGAAGGCAAGACGCTCGTGGCCACGCTACCGGCGTACTTGAATGCGCTCGAAAGCAAGGGCGTCCACGTTGTCACGGTGAACGATTATCTCGCGCGCCGCGACATGGAATGGATGGGCCCGTTGTACATGGGCCTCGGTCTGACCGTGGGGGCGATCTACGCCAATATGGATCCGGTGGAGAAACAGCGCGCGTACCTCTGCGACATCACCTACGGCACGAACAACGAATTCGGCTTCGACTACCTGCGCGACAACATGAAGCCGGCGCGTCGCGGCGACGACAAATATCCCAAGCACTTGCAGCAGGTACAGGGACCGCTCAACTACGCGATCGTCGACGAAGTCGACAACATTCTGATCGACGAAGCACGGACGCCGCTGATTATCTCCGGCCCGGCGCACGACGACGTCACGCGCTACGCGCGAGCGGACAAGATCGCACGCCAACTGAAGCGCGACGTGCATTTCGAAGTCAAGGAAAAGGAACACAGCGCGCACTTGACCGACGTGGGCGTGCGCGAAGCGGAGAAGCTGGCGGGCGTGGAAAGTTTCTACACCGCCGGCAACATGGAATGGCCGCACCTGATCGATAACTCGCTCAAGGCGCATCACCTGTACAAGCTCGACGTGAACTACGTCGTGCAGGGCGAAGAGATTGTCATCGTCGACGAATTCACCGGGCGCTTGATGCCTGGCCGAAACTGGAGCGACGGTTTGCACCAGGCGGTCGAGGCCAAGGAGGGCGTGCGAATCAAGGAAGAAAACCAGACGCTGGCCACGATCACGTTGCAGAACTTCTTCAAGCTCTACAACAAGATCTCCGGCATGACGGGCACCGCCATGACCGAGGCGGCCGAGTTCTGGAAGATCTACGAATTGGAAGTCGTGGCGATTCCGACCAATCGCCCGATGCAACGGAAAAACAATCAGGACGTGGTCTATCGCACCGAGCGCGAGAAATTCAACGCGATCGTCGAGGAGATCGAACGGCTGCACAAATGGGACAGCGTGATCCTGAGCAGCGAGGAAACGATCAATGGCGAAATCGTCGATGAAAACGACCAGGCCGTGACGATCGTGCCGCACGATTCCAAAGAGAAACAAACGATCGAGCGCAAGAAGATCGTCGAGACGCAACGCCGCGGGCGGCCGATTCTGGTCGGCACCGTGTCGATCGAAAAAAGCGAAAGGCTCAGCAGTCAGCTCGAACGGCGCGGCGTCAAGCACGAGGTGCTCAATGCCAAGCATCACCAGCGCGAAGCCGAGATCGTCGCGCAGGCCGGCCGCCAGGGCGCGGTGACCATCGCCACCAACATGGCCGGCCGCGGCACCGACATCATTCTCGGCGGCAATCCTGACACGATGGCCTGGGCAGTGCTGCAAGATAAGTACCCGACGCGCCTCGAAGTGCCCAAAGAAGAATGGGAAGCGCTGGTCAAGGAAATCGACGAACGCGAAGGGATGAAGCCCGAGGGCGTCGTCGTTAAGGGGCTCGGCGGATTGCACATCATCGGCACCGAACGGCACGAAGCCCGGCGCATCGATTTGCAGTTGCGCGGCCGGTGCGGTCGCCAAGGCGATCCCGGCAGCAGCCGCTTCTTCCTGTCGTTGGAAGACGACTTGATGCGGATCTTCGCCGGCGAGTGGGTGAAGAACGTGCTCACGCGACTCGGCATGCAGGAAGGCGAGGCGATCGTCAGCAAGCTGGTCACGCGGCGTATTGAGGGCGCGCAGAAAAAGGTCGAGGAGCGCAACTTCGATATCCGCAAGAACCTCCTCGAATACGACGAGGTGATGGACGAGCAGCGCAAACGCGTCTACGGCTTCCGTCAGCGGATTCTCGGCGGCGCGAACTGCAAAGAGATCATCATGGAGATGATCGACAAGCAGATCGACGAACACATGGGCCTGATGCTTTCCAAGGATTATGGCCCCGAATCCTACGCGAAAGCGGTCGGCGAACGGCTGTCGACGGAACTCGAAGCCCGCGACTTCCGCGGCCTCGACGCCGGCATGGCCGAGTCGTATGCCAAAGAGCAAGCCGAGCGCGGCGCCGAAGGGCACCTGCACGACGCCATCGAAGAAAACCTGCCGAAAGAAGAAGATCAGGCCGATTGGAATTGGGAAGCGCTGACCAAATGGGTCAACAACCGCTGGGGGCTGAATCTCCGCGACCGCGAGTTGCGAAGCATCGAGCGCGATCAACTTGACGAGATGATTCTGGAAAAAGCCCGGGCGGCGATTCGTGAAGTCGATCTTTCCGATTTCGCCAAGTGCCTCGATCCGGATTTCAGCTACCGCGTGGCCTGCGGCTGGGTGCAGCACAAGTTTGGCATGCCGTTGGGGCTCGATGAAGTCAAGGACCTGGAGCCGGCCGGTTTCGAGGCCCTGGTGCGTCAACGCGCGGCGGAAGCCTATCGCGAGCGGGAAATCGAATACCCGGTGATGGTCGGCCTTTACTACTTCACGAAGCGCGATGCGCAAGGCCAGAAGCGCTATGATCGCGATCAACTCGTGGTCTGGGCGAAGCAGCAGTTCGAGGCCGACGTCGATCCCGCCACATTGCAAGGGCACGGACATCAGGAATTGATGCCGGCGTTGATCGACCTGAGCCGCAAGTACATCGCCGGCTACGAACCGGCCATCGCCGCCGTGCGGGAACGTGTGGAGCGACTGTTCGGCCGCCAGAGCGGCAACACGACCGCACAGGCCGCCAGCGGCGGCAACGGGGCGCTCGATTCGCTTACGCATTGGCTGGAAGAGTCGCTGGCGTGCAAGCTATCCCGCGAAGAGATCGCCGGGCTCACGCGCGACGAACTCGAAGCGCGGCTGTTGCTCGCGGTCGACGACCGTTTCCGCCCGCAGATGCAGAAGATGGAACGAGCGCTCGTACTGAGCATCCTCGACCAGGCCTGGAAGGAACATTTGCTGTCGATGGACCATTTACGGTCCAGCGTGGGCCTGCGCGGTTACGCCCAGGTCGATCCGAAAGTGGAATTCAAGCGCGAAGGCATGCGGGTCTTCGAGCAGATGTGGAAGGGCGTCGCGACGCGCGTGACCGACCTCGTGTTCCGCATGGAGCAACTCGACGAGAACTTCGTCAGTTCCACCTGGACCGGCGGCAAGGCGATCCACCAGGCGGCGCAATCGACGACCGAATTGGCCAAGCAAGAACAGCAGAACAACTCGAGCAACAATGCTGCCGATGCTGGCGAACCAGCCAAGTCGGAGCCGATCCGCAACCGCGCGCAAACCGTGGGCCGCAACGACCCCTGCCCGTGCGGCAGCGGGAAGAAGTTTAAGAACTGCTGCATGCATAAGGGGCAGAATGTGGCGTAA